A region from the Phycisphaerales bacterium genome encodes:
- a CDS encoding DUF3488 domain-containing protein, with product MATAAHSMTARFKFAVLAVVILSLLTYAAAEASMVRGFLAVTLAVAGWFFTESRPGRGLPRWAVGVILSLIVLWAAFSMWQLQAIRVSPFSGFLAAIIVLKCWDRRQPVDFAQILSISLFLDIGSMVNSVAFAVWGLMVLSVPAFVYSVILLQVYTATVQCRLTETHPTAHTTTGTPRRDLHAIAWTIILASLLISLAVFVTLPRGLGMSGLGALSRGRVSRFTDTVKLGQAGLISQSQSIVMEANVRADGIIEDLSGALGEIYLRGAVLDTYSCGAWRASNQPSLPVPLIPNVVSRLRDASFLGEHEPPPFARHATVEILARASTQESRAAFSLWRPLSLSTPQPGLNAHLDARTGALTIAGDAGSIRYSVECEIAQPFSSGDWSRRVLPDQFARLYDTASSMLARAALDPNPLTRHVDQDLAAARAIESELKASGSYTLNILAPPSGVDPIEWFVLGDRTGHCEYFASALAALCRSAGIESRVIAGYLVSERNPANNAFVVRESNAHAWVEVRIGQDTWATLDATPTTTLADILQPKGRVLAAFDRWLDGLNTWWATGFVGFDQTTRQRLLTRGGFLGRWLTSISDYLSSLGSWGLGIVLGVATLLAGVIAWWLWRTMVRRLQGRRRRLAPAGHGPEARLYTRLLRLLERRGFMKESWDSAWSLTRRLGTTDQTLALEAGRVLDVCAKAWFGHGATRDDHALAEQALIRIDAMTSSPRGS from the coding sequence ATGGCAACCGCCGCGCACTCCATGACCGCCCGATTCAAGTTCGCCGTGCTCGCGGTGGTAATCCTCAGCCTCCTCACCTACGCCGCCGCCGAGGCCTCGATGGTCCGCGGGTTTCTCGCCGTGACCCTCGCCGTTGCCGGATGGTTCTTCACCGAATCCCGTCCAGGTCGCGGCCTCCCACGATGGGCCGTCGGCGTCATCCTCTCGCTCATCGTCCTCTGGGCCGCCTTCAGCATGTGGCAGTTGCAGGCGATCCGAGTCTCTCCCTTCTCCGGCTTCCTCGCCGCCATCATCGTCCTCAAGTGCTGGGACCGACGCCAGCCCGTGGACTTCGCCCAGATCCTCAGCATCTCCCTCTTCCTCGACATCGGCTCGATGGTCAACAGCGTCGCGTTCGCCGTCTGGGGCCTCATGGTCCTCTCCGTCCCCGCATTCGTGTACTCCGTCATCCTGCTCCAGGTCTACACCGCGACCGTGCAGTGCCGCCTCACCGAGACACACCCAACGGCACACACCACAACCGGCACGCCCCGTCGAGACCTCCACGCCATCGCCTGGACCATCATCCTCGCCAGCCTTCTCATCAGTCTCGCGGTCTTTGTCACGCTCCCTCGAGGACTGGGCATGAGCGGCCTCGGCGCCCTCTCACGCGGACGAGTCTCACGATTCACCGACACCGTGAAACTCGGCCAGGCGGGGCTCATCTCCCAGAGCCAGAGCATCGTCATGGAGGCCAACGTCCGCGCCGACGGCATCATCGAGGACCTCAGCGGCGCACTGGGAGAGATCTACCTCCGCGGGGCCGTCCTCGACACGTACTCCTGCGGAGCCTGGCGCGCCTCCAACCAGCCCTCACTCCCCGTCCCGCTCATTCCCAACGTCGTCTCGCGACTCCGCGATGCGTCATTTCTCGGCGAGCACGAGCCGCCACCCTTCGCTCGACACGCGACCGTCGAGATCCTCGCGCGCGCCTCCACCCAGGAGTCCCGCGCGGCCTTCTCTCTCTGGCGTCCCCTGAGCCTCAGCACGCCTCAGCCCGGCCTCAATGCCCACCTCGACGCACGCACCGGCGCCCTCACCATCGCCGGCGACGCCGGGAGCATCCGCTACAGCGTCGAGTGCGAGATCGCCCAGCCATTCTCGTCAGGCGATTGGAGCCGCCGCGTCCTTCCCGACCAGTTCGCTCGTCTTTATGACACGGCAAGTAGCATGCTCGCTCGCGCCGCCCTCGACCCGAACCCGCTCACCCGCCACGTCGATCAGGATCTGGCAGCCGCCCGCGCCATCGAATCCGAACTCAAGGCCTCTGGCTCATACACCCTCAACATTCTCGCCCCGCCCTCGGGCGTTGACCCGATCGAGTGGTTCGTGCTCGGCGATCGCACAGGCCATTGCGAGTACTTCGCCTCCGCCCTCGCGGCACTCTGCCGGAGCGCCGGGATCGAATCACGCGTCATCGCGGGCTATCTCGTCTCCGAGCGCAACCCCGCGAACAACGCCTTCGTCGTCCGCGAGTCCAACGCCCACGCCTGGGTCGAGGTCCGCATTGGTCAGGACACCTGGGCCACCCTCGACGCCACGCCCACAACCACCCTCGCCGACATCCTCCAACCCAAGGGACGCGTCCTCGCCGCCTTCGATCGCTGGCTCGACGGGCTCAACACCTGGTGGGCCACAGGATTCGTCGGCTTCGACCAGACCACACGCCAGCGCCTCCTCACCCGCGGCGGCTTCCTCGGCCGATGGCTCACGTCGATCTCCGATTATCTCTCCAGCCTGGGCTCATGGGGCCTCGGCATCGTTCTTGGTGTTGCCACGCTCCTCGCCGGCGTGATCGCATGGTGGCTCTGGCGCACAATGGTCCGGCGGCTCCAAGGCCGGCGCCGCCGCCTCGCCCCTGCTGGCCATGGTCCCGAAGCACGCCTCTACACCCGCCTCCTGCGACTGCTCGAACGCCGAGGATTCATGAAGGAATCCTGGGACTCCGCCTGGAGTCTCACACGACGACTCGGGACCACCGACCAGACACTCGCCCTCGAGGCCGGGCGAGTCCTCGACGTCTGTGCCAAAGCCTGGTTCGGCCATGGCGCCACGCGCGACGACCACGCGCTCGCCGAGCAAGCCCTTATCCGCATCGACGCCATGACCTCGTCGCCTCGCGGCTCGTGA
- a CDS encoding flagellar brake domain-containing protein: MPANRSRTERWRDCLDQIKERGGGIEISVDRTAESSRKGSDLVLRVRIFDVTTNSIIVERPTAAGQPLSFAAGTPLIGVMSIGQNRWMFRTKIVNDNLRLPQAAMALQMPETVERCRRRDFYRVSTVELSLPKVTCWPLLDPTSIVAAEVANKAMILDMESGRVSPETQPRELVLPEVAPPYTAHLINLGGGGVGLLVDKSETSAVDRSKLIWMRVDLTPTIPAPLGITVRIAHTHLDSEQNVYIGGAFDFSFHTAHRDFVVSQIMRYAMLIQHGDSLAA; this comes from the coding sequence ATGCCCGCGAATCGATCGCGCACCGAACGTTGGCGCGACTGTCTCGACCAGATCAAGGAACGAGGCGGTGGCATCGAGATCTCCGTCGACCGCACCGCCGAGTCCTCGCGCAAAGGCTCAGACCTCGTCCTGCGCGTCCGCATCTTCGACGTCACCACCAACAGCATCATCGTCGAGCGCCCCACCGCCGCCGGCCAGCCACTCTCCTTCGCCGCGGGCACGCCGCTCATCGGCGTCATGTCCATCGGGCAGAACCGCTGGATGTTCCGGACCAAGATCGTCAACGACAACCTCCGCCTCCCGCAGGCCGCGATGGCGCTCCAGATGCCCGAGACCGTCGAGCGATGCCGACGACGCGACTTCTACCGCGTCTCCACCGTCGAACTCAGCCTCCCCAAGGTCACCTGCTGGCCTCTGCTCGATCCCACAAGCATCGTCGCCGCCGAGGTCGCCAACAAGGCCATGATCCTCGACATGGAGTCGGGCCGAGTCTCCCCCGAGACCCAGCCGCGCGAACTCGTCCTCCCCGAGGTCGCCCCGCCCTATACCGCGCACCTCATCAACCTCGGTGGCGGCGGCGTCGGTCTCCTCGTCGACAAGTCCGAGACCTCCGCCGTCGACCGCAGCAAACTCATCTGGATGCGCGTCGATCTCACCCCGACGATCCCCGCGCCCCTGGGTATCACCGTTCGCATCGCCCACACCCACCTCGACAGCGAGCAGAACGTCTACATCGGCGGAGCCTTCGACTTCAGTTTCCACACCGCCCACCGCGACTTCGTCGTCAGCCAGATCATGCGATACGCCATGCTCATCCAGCACGGCGACTCGCTCGCGGCCTAA
- the rny gene encoding ribonuclease Y has translation MPYTTLAVADIVIAIVALVCLVIGVLAGSVFAKKAAAGKLAKAEQDAKSIVEKAESEAKVQAERIRVDAERDALDRKEKLDAEAETKRAEIRENEKRLAKREDLLDRRDDQLASREQANTKAADALKARETRLAERDEELDAIIKQQTQKLHEVSGLSRDQAREQLMARVEEENRHEVAKVVRKITEDAEHEAKDKAREITLMAIQRFATEHTSESTVRSVAIPSDDMKGRIIGREGRNIRAIEKATGVDIIVDDTPGVIVVSCFDKVRQAIAVESLEKLIADGRMHPARIEEVVEKTRSEINDRILKAGKDAALEVNLRGLHPKVIEAMGKLHFRTSYAQNVLRHSIEVAFLSQIIADQLGLDGTIARRAGFLHDIGKAMDHEMEGGHPKIGMDFARQYGEKEPILNVIGGHHADIPSTSFYTPIIMAADAISSARPGARRESMEKYVQRLNELQDIALSHKGVTEAYAIQAGREVRVMVDAAKVPDDEAFLIAHSIAKRVSEELTFPGEIRVTVLRETRAIEYAR, from the coding sequence ATGCCCTACACCACCCTTGCCGTCGCCGACATCGTGATCGCCATTGTCGCGCTGGTCTGTCTCGTGATCGGCGTCCTCGCCGGCAGCGTCTTCGCCAAGAAGGCCGCCGCCGGGAAACTCGCCAAGGCCGAGCAGGACGCCAAGTCCATCGTCGAGAAGGCCGAGTCCGAGGCCAAGGTCCAGGCCGAACGCATCCGCGTCGACGCCGAGCGTGACGCCCTGGACCGCAAGGAAAAACTCGACGCCGAGGCCGAGACAAAGAGGGCCGAGATCCGCGAGAACGAGAAGCGTCTCGCCAAACGCGAGGACCTCCTCGACCGGCGCGACGACCAACTCGCCTCGCGCGAGCAGGCCAACACCAAGGCCGCCGACGCCCTCAAGGCCAGGGAAACACGCCTCGCCGAACGCGACGAGGAACTCGACGCCATCATCAAGCAGCAGACCCAGAAACTCCACGAGGTCAGCGGCCTCTCCCGCGACCAGGCCCGCGAGCAACTCATGGCCCGCGTCGAGGAAGAAAACCGCCACGAGGTCGCCAAGGTCGTCCGCAAGATCACCGAGGACGCCGAGCACGAGGCCAAGGACAAGGCCCGCGAGATCACCCTCATGGCGATCCAGCGCTTCGCCACCGAGCACACAAGCGAGAGCACCGTCCGCAGCGTCGCCATCCCCAGCGACGACATGAAGGGCCGAATCATCGGGCGCGAGGGCCGAAACATCCGCGCCATCGAGAAGGCCACAGGCGTCGACATCATCGTCGACGACACCCCCGGCGTCATCGTCGTCTCCTGCTTCGACAAGGTCCGCCAGGCCATCGCCGTCGAGTCCCTCGAGAAACTCATCGCCGACGGCCGCATGCACCCGGCCCGCATCGAGGAGGTCGTCGAGAAGACCAGGAGCGAGATCAACGACCGCATCCTGAAAGCCGGCAAGGACGCCGCCCTCGAGGTCAACCTCCGCGGCCTCCACCCCAAGGTCATCGAGGCCATGGGCAAACTCCACTTCCGCACCAGTTACGCCCAGAATGTCCTCCGCCACTCCATCGAGGTCGCCTTCCTCAGCCAGATCATCGCCGACCAACTCGGGCTCGACGGCACCATCGCCCGCCGCGCCGGATTCCTCCACGACATCGGCAAGGCCATGGACCACGAGATGGAGGGGGGCCACCCCAAGATCGGCATGGACTTCGCCCGCCAGTACGGCGAGAAGGAACCCATCCTCAACGTCATCGGCGGGCACCACGCCGACATCCCCTCCACCAGTTTCTACACCCCCATCATCATGGCCGCCGACGCCATCAGTTCCGCCCGCCCCGGAGCCCGCCGCGAGAGCATGGAGAAGTACGTCCAACGCCTCAACGAACTCCAGGACATCGCCCTCTCCCACAAGGGCGTCACCGAGGCCTATGCGATCCAGGCCGGCCGAGAAGTCCGCGTCATGGTCGACGCCGCGAAAGTCCCCGACGACGAGGCCTTCCTCATCGCCCACTCCATCGCCAAGCGCGTCAGCGAGGAACTCACCTTCCCCGGCGAGATCCGCGTCACCGTCCTCCGCGAGACAAGGGCCATCGAGTACGCCCGCTAA
- a CDS encoding DinB family protein, which produces MKPSRIYEYLTKSRGRMFEMLHRLTPEQYGRVHPIGLGTIGTTLAHMMNSEWYYIERLEGRETPPYSAWPIQDETPPGLDVIETEWGRRAETTRTALAAPRDWTGVVSYVTVPDEKGVRKRVTATAGDIASQLVLHEVHHRAQVMAMVRLLNVPGVRIEDLDFNSMMYTIEEEHAG; this is translated from the coding sequence ATGAAACCGTCACGGATCTATGAGTATCTCACGAAGTCGCGAGGGCGCATGTTTGAGATGCTGCATCGGCTCACGCCCGAGCAGTATGGACGCGTGCATCCGATCGGGCTGGGGACGATTGGGACGACGCTGGCGCACATGATGAACTCGGAGTGGTACTACATCGAGCGGCTCGAGGGGCGGGAGACGCCGCCGTACTCGGCGTGGCCGATCCAGGACGAGACGCCGCCGGGATTGGACGTGATTGAGACGGAGTGGGGGCGGCGGGCGGAAACGACGAGGACGGCGCTGGCCGCGCCGCGCGACTGGACGGGCGTGGTGTCGTATGTCACGGTCCCCGACGAGAAGGGCGTGCGGAAGCGTGTCACGGCCACGGCGGGGGACATCGCGTCGCAACTGGTTCTACACGAGGTCCATCACCGGGCGCAGGTGATGGCGATGGTGCGACTGCTCAACGTGCCGGGGGTGCGGATCGAGGACCTCGACTTCAACTCGATGATGTACACGATCGAGGAGGAGCACGCGGGGTGA
- a CDS encoding MoaD/ThiS family protein, with protein MARAAGASSILVDVAKGASLAEARARLTQARPELASLLAACRFALNHAFIVDEGMTRPDEGDEVALIGLVSGG; from the coding sequence TTGGCGAGAGCGGCGGGGGCATCGAGCATCCTGGTTGACGTGGCGAAGGGGGCTTCGCTCGCCGAGGCGCGGGCGAGGTTGACCCAGGCCCGGCCCGAGTTGGCGTCGTTGCTGGCTGCGTGCCGATTCGCCTTGAATCATGCGTTTATCGTGGACGAAGGGATGACCCGTCCTGACGAAGGAGATGAGGTGGCGTTGATTGGGCTGGTGAGCGGGGGGTGA
- a CDS encoding NADH-quinone oxidoreductase subunit A, which yields MPQNAVSSYLPVIIIVMMAVGFAVMNLVLTNVLGPKRPGALKGQTYESGMNPVGTARKRFNVRFYLIAMVFLVFDVEIIFLYPWATTFPNLAPHTTEGLTWLVRIFFFLFTTVVAYLYGYRKGVFKFD from the coding sequence ATGCCCCAGAACGCCGTCTCCTCCTACCTCCCGGTCATCATCATCGTCATGATGGCCGTCGGCTTCGCCGTCATGAATCTCGTCCTCACCAACGTCCTTGGCCCCAAGCGCCCCGGCGCCCTCAAGGGCCAGACCTACGAGAGCGGCATGAACCCCGTCGGCACCGCCCGCAAGCGCTTCAACGTCCGCTTCTACCTGATCGCCATGGTCTTCCTCGTCTTCGACGTCGAGATCATCTTCCTCTATCCCTGGGCCACCACCTTCCCCAACCTCGCCCCCCACACCACCGAGGGCCTCACCTGGCTCGTCCGCATCTTCTTCTTCCTCTTCACCACCGTCGTCGCCTACCTCTATGGCTATCGCAAGGGCGTCTTCAAGTTCGACTAG
- a CDS encoding DUF2752 domain-containing protein gives MTDPTHTKPDAKTRAICALVALAFLAPLVVAAFLPPDPAGHGTHRALGLSQCSWAAAFDAPCATCGMTTAFSEATHGHLWRSFVVQPFGAVLAILACSGFWVCAYSAAAGSRVYRVGRTLVTTRVLTLGLVMLLAAWGYKWATWP, from the coding sequence ATGACGGACCCCACCCACACCAAGCCCGACGCAAAGACGAGAGCGATCTGCGCCCTCGTCGCCCTCGCCTTCCTCGCCCCCCTCGTCGTCGCGGCCTTCCTCCCTCCTGACCCCGCCGGCCACGGCACCCACCGTGCCCTGGGCCTCTCCCAATGCTCGTGGGCCGCGGCCTTTGACGCGCCGTGCGCCACCTGCGGCATGACCACCGCCTTCAGCGAGGCTACCCACGGGCACCTCTGGCGGTCCTTCGTCGTCCAGCCATTTGGGGCCGTCCTCGCCATCCTCGCCTGCAGCGGTTTCTGGGTCTGCGCCTACTCGGCCGCCGCTGGGTCGCGCGTCTACCGCGTCGGGCGTACACTCGTCACGACCCGGGTGCTGACGCTCGGGCTGGTGATGCTGCTCGCCGCGTGGGGATACAAGTGGGCGACGTGGCCCTAG
- a CDS encoding low molecular weight phosphotyrosine protein phosphatase — protein sequence MSGTHPSKEPVGVLFVCLGNICRSPLAKALFIHHANEEGTIDRFDIDSCGTGDWHVGQDADPRTISVAIKNALPFSHIARTLDHADFDRFHLILAMDHANRRTLLSRGAPKDRVHLMRSFDPRLKDVTGPELDVPDPYYGGESGFDLMYDMLRAATRGLHAHLMR from the coding sequence ATGTCTGGAACACACCCATCGAAGGAGCCCGTCGGCGTGCTCTTCGTCTGCCTGGGAAATATCTGCCGCTCCCCACTCGCCAAGGCTCTCTTCATCCACCACGCCAACGAGGAGGGCACGATCGACCGCTTCGACATCGACTCCTGCGGCACGGGCGACTGGCACGTCGGGCAAGACGCCGACCCACGCACCATCTCCGTCGCGATCAAGAACGCGCTCCCTTTCTCGCACATCGCGCGAACGCTCGATCACGCCGACTTTGATCGCTTCCATCTCATCCTCGCGATGGACCACGCCAACCGGCGAACGCTCCTCTCACGCGGCGCCCCCAAGGATCGCGTCCACCTCATGCGTTCCTTCGATCCCAGACTCAAGGATGTGACCGGCCCGGAACTCGACGTCCCCGACCCGTACTACGGCGGCGAGAGCGGCTTCGACCTCATGTACGACATGCTCCGCGCCGCGACGCGTGGGCTCCACGCCCATCTCATGCGCTAG
- the odhB gene encoding 2-oxoglutarate dehydrogenase complex dihydrolipoyllysine-residue succinyltransferase: MDIVIPTIADSVTTGVIARWTKKDGEYADRDETVIELETDKVMMEIPAPAAGAITQVAKVGQTVKVGEVVGKVDESAVKPEKAAAPAKAEVQAESKAPAKSAAAESKAAGGGAAARGGSSGATAVGAPAGDDDIRATPLAKKLAQEHGVDLARVIGTGAGHRVREQDVLAFVEAKRSSATTNGHAKQATASAAGSLAGMTGDRATSRERMSPLRQRIAQRLVEAQHTAAMLTTFNECDMTAVMDLRKSYKEEFEKKHSIGLGFMGFFVRACVAGLKAFPLVNASIVTDESGAPAVETRNYCDIAVAVSTPKGLVVPVIRNCERKSLAEIELAIKDLATRAKDGKLGIDEMQGGTFTITNGGIFGSLMSTPILNPPQSGILGMHAIKNRAVEHPAGSGQVAIRPMMYLALSYDHRIIDGAQAVQFLVRVKQAIEDPQRLLLEI; this comes from the coding sequence ATGGACATCGTCATCCCCACAATCGCCGACTCCGTGACCACGGGCGTGATCGCGCGCTGGACCAAGAAGGACGGCGAGTATGCCGATCGCGACGAGACCGTCATCGAACTCGAGACCGACAAAGTGATGATGGAGATCCCTGCCCCCGCGGCAGGCGCGATCACCCAGGTCGCCAAGGTCGGGCAGACGGTGAAGGTCGGCGAAGTGGTGGGGAAGGTGGACGAGTCGGCGGTGAAGCCCGAAAAGGCAGCGGCACCAGCGAAGGCCGAGGTCCAGGCGGAATCGAAGGCCCCGGCGAAGAGCGCGGCGGCAGAGTCCAAGGCCGCGGGCGGGGGCGCCGCGGCGCGTGGTGGATCATCGGGCGCGACGGCTGTTGGCGCACCCGCCGGTGACGACGACATCCGCGCGACGCCGCTCGCGAAGAAGCTGGCGCAGGAGCATGGCGTCGATCTCGCCCGAGTCATCGGCACGGGGGCGGGGCATCGCGTTCGCGAGCAGGACGTGCTCGCCTTTGTGGAAGCGAAACGATCGTCGGCGACGACGAATGGGCACGCGAAGCAGGCGACGGCTTCTGCGGCCGGATCACTCGCGGGTATGACCGGCGATCGGGCCACGAGCCGCGAGCGGATGTCGCCCCTGCGTCAGCGCATCGCGCAGCGACTCGTCGAGGCGCAGCACACCGCGGCGATGCTCACGACCTTCAACGAGTGCGACATGACCGCGGTGATGGACCTCCGCAAGTCGTACAAGGAAGAGTTCGAGAAGAAGCACTCGATCGGCCTTGGGTTCATGGGCTTCTTCGTGCGGGCGTGCGTCGCCGGGCTGAAGGCGTTCCCGCTCGTGAACGCGTCGATCGTGACCGACGAGAGCGGCGCCCCGGCGGTCGAGACGCGAAACTACTGCGACATCGCGGTCGCCGTCTCGACGCCCAAGGGCCTGGTCGTGCCCGTGATCCGCAACTGCGAGCGCAAGTCGCTTGCCGAGATCGAACTCGCGATCAAGGACCTGGCGACGCGAGCGAAGGACGGCAAACTGGGCATCGACGAGATGCAGGGCGGAACATTCACGATCACCAATGGCGGGATCTTCGGCTCGCTCATGAGCACGCCAATCCTCAATCCGCCGCAGTCGGGCATCCTGGGCATGCACGCGATCAAGAACCGGGCGGTCGAGCACCCGGCCGGATCGGGTCAGGTGGCGATCCGCCCGATGATGTACCTCGCGTTGTCGTATGACCACAGAATCATCGACGGGGCGCAGGCCGTGCAGTTCCTGGTGCGCGTGAAGCAGGCGATCGAGGATCCGCAGCGGCTCTTGCTCGAGATCTGA